The Novosphingobium sp. P6W DNA window GGGAAATCAGGGCCTACCGCTGCCCGTACCCGGCCAACGACCTCGAGTAAAAGCCGAGCTCGTCCAGGCAGATCGCCGCCGTAGGCATCTGCGCGCGTATTGCTGGCCGGCGAGACGAAGGAGGATAGCAAGTAGCCGTGACCGCCGTGGATCTCCAGGCCGTCGAATCCTGCTGCGACCGCGCGTCGGGCAGCGGCAGCAAATTGCTCTACAGCCAAGTCGATATCGTCCAGCGTCATGATCTTCACTTCGGGAACAGCCCCGCCAGCGAAGGCAGTCATCTCTTCGGGAAGGAAATAGTCCGGGAAATCGCCATGGAAGGGAGCGGGCATCGACGGCCCCCACACGGCTTCACCCAAGTTCGCAGAGTAGCTTGCCACCAGGCCGCCATGATGAAGCTGCGCGGCGATCCGGCTGCCTTGTGCATGCACCGCCTCGACCAGCGCGGTCAGGCCAGGCAGGAAGCGGTCATGCGAGATTGCGGTTTGGTTCGGCTGCACGGCGCCGACCGGCCAGGCGACGCCCGTCACGCCCATGACGATCATTCCCGCGCCGCCGCGCGCTTGGGCGATATGATAGTCAATCAGCCGCTGGCTGACGGTTCCGTCCTCATTGGCAAGGCTGACGCCCATGGCAGTGACGAAGATGCGGTTCTTCAGGGTCAGCGAACCGATCCGGCCCGGCGCGGAAAGCCTCAAGCTTCCAGAGTTCGATTCTCTTGCAACGGCGACAGGCATCCGTCCCTCTCCTGATTTTTATTTTGCGTAATGTCATCTTTGCCTCATAACGCCAGTGAGGGCTAGAGCTTCGTTCATCGCCATGGTTTGCAGAGGAATAATTGGTGAAAGCTGAGCTTGGCGGGATCACTGGAGCGTGAAGGCGGCAATTTGGGACGGCAGTGCGCTCACAGTGTGCGGCGATGTAGACGTGCGGGACCCATGGCCTGACGAAGTGCTCGTGCGGGTCCAACGTTCGGGCATCTGCCATACCGATCTCTCGATGATGACTGCGCTTCCCCGGGCCCCCGTGATTCTCGGACACGAAGCAGCCGGCGAAATCGCGCGGCTGGGCAGCGATGTCGAAGGTTGGTCGGTAGGGGACCGGGTTGCCGTGGGAACGCAGGCGCCTTGCGGCACCTGCCGGGAATGCCTGCGGGGGCAACCGCACAACTGCGATACGAACTGGGGGTTCGTACCAGCCCATCCGTTCACACTGGCTGGAGCGCCGATAGCCTCGTTCGCCAATGTCTCCTCCTTCGCCCAGGAAATCGTGGTCAAGGCTTCCCAGGTTTTCGCTGCGGGCGATCTTCCCGCTTCGCAGGCGGCGCTGATCGGCTGCGCAGTTTCGACTGGTGTTTGCGCAGCGCGGCGGCTGGGAAAAGTCGGACCCGCAGATACCGTTGCCGTGTTCGGCGTGGGCGGTATAGGCGTCAATGCCATTCAGGGCGCCTGCGGTGCCGGTGCGCGGGTGATCGCGATCGACGCGAACCCGGCCAAGGAAGCGGCGGCGCGACT harbors:
- a CDS encoding alcohol dehydrogenase catalytic domain-containing protein, giving the protein MKAAIWDGSALTVCGDVDVRDPWPDEVLVRVQRSGICHTDLSMMTALPRAPVILGHEAAGEIARLGSDVEGWSVGDRVAVGTQAPCGTCRECLRGQPHNCDTNWGFVPAHPFTLAGAPIASFANVSSFAQEIVVKASQVFAAGDLPASQAALIGCAVSTGVCAARRLGKVGPADTVAVFGVGGIGVNAIQGACGAGARVIAIDANPAKEAAARLFGAAKFVLAAPGIESSAAAAILKEAHGPIDVALECSGAVSAIETALSCVKRGGRTVLIGMARPGAAVSLSLDRFVIGGEIVATMNGGAVPESDYPELIAQALDGRLNLADQISGVWPLERIHEAVAALKAGEVTRAVLDMT